The Kogia breviceps isolate mKogBre1 chromosome 19, mKogBre1 haplotype 1, whole genome shotgun sequence genome contains the following window.
TCTCCGTGCGGTATCGGGGCACTGTCAGCTCATCTGCGGGCAGCCAAGGGACTGGGAGTCAGGGGGCTTGTGACCCTGGAGTCTGTGCGCCACATCTGACTCCAGGGTTAGGATAAACCTAAAGGATAAACCTTCCTCctccagggaggaagggagaggaacgCGCAGGGGAAAGGACACaggccccctcctccttctctccgaCCTCCCCATGCAATCCAACCCCAAGCCTTGTTGCTCCTCCCCTTACAGCACTCTCATCCCCTGCTACTCAAAGCGTGGCCCGTGGAACAACAGCATTGGcagcacctgggagcttgttcGAAATGCAGAAGCACAGGCCCCACCCAgagctgctgaatcagaatccccGTTCTAGCAGATCCCCGGGTGATTTCACGTGCACATTCAAGTTGGAGAATCGCTGCTCTAATCCATCCCTTTCCTGCCCACCCCTCAGCCCTGCCCTGCACAGATCTTCATCCTTTCTCCATCAAGAGAGAGTGGTTATACTATTCTGAGAGTCTGACCCCACCCACCAGGCTCTCCTTTCCCCCAGTTCTTCCCGGGGTGGGGGCTGCTTCCTGGGCAACCTGCAGAAAAGTCACTCAAGCCTGACATTCCTCTGCCTTTGATCCCCCAGTGATTCCCCATGACCCCAAACCATGTTCACGTTTCTTGGCCCAGCACGCTCTGTGCCTGCCAACCTTTCAGCTTCAGCTCTGCTTACTACTCCCTGGTCTGGACTCATCTGGGCAACACCAAACACACACCTCCAGGCATTTGTATGTGCTGTTTCTCCCCGGAATGCCCTCTCTCATTGGCCAGGGAAATGCAAGACTCCAATGGAAAGTCCCCTTCCATGGGAAGCCCTTCCAGCCCTTCCAGGGCCTCCTCTAGGACAGCATTTAGTACCTGAATCCTATTTCTGGTTTACACACGAGGTATGGCCCGGGACAGATTACTTAACCACACTGAGccttagtgtcctcatctgtaaaatggaaataattactaTATCTGCCTCCTGGGATTGCTGCAAAATTATAAGGATTGATACGTAGAAAGCATCTGGAGCAGTTCTTGCTGCATAGTAAGTGCTTGATAAACACAGATGTTAGTATTACTCTCCCACGAAATTTTAAGCTCTTTGAAAGCAACCTTATCTCcttatccccagcacctagcggATAGTGGGTGCTTAACAAATATATGTGGCAGGAAAGAATAAATGCGTGAATGACAATCGCCATTTCTGGTTCGGGTTTCTCACAGGCTCAGGGAGCACAGGAACCCTGTCCGTATAGCTCAGCGCTGCACCCGCACCCCCTCTCACCACAGCCTCGCTTCTGGCACACACACTGGGTCAGAACGTGCAGCGGGGGGGGGATGACCCTCTGCCTGGACTTGCTCATCCTCCCTGCATGGTCCTCTCAGCAGCAGTCAGAACAGTGGGAAAAACCCCTGGATGGAGTCCAGTGCTATCCCGTCCTTCTGGGTCTCCCTTCGTGGATGAGGGGCAGGCCAGCACCTCCCTCTTCCGGCAGCCCGACCTCATAGATTCTCACTCCCAAGCGCCTCCCCCCATCAACCTGAGAGCTCCGAGGCTGGGGCTCCCCTCCTCTGGGCTCTTCACCAGCCCCCAACCTGCCCCCATACCTGAGCCTCTCCTTCCACTGGGCTCCGTTCGGGGGGTTGCCTTCTGGCCGTGGGGCATCTTGGGGGCCTTGTGGTCAGGGGTGGAGGCTGGGCCTGGGTGGGCCTTGCTCCCACAGTCCAGGTCAGGGATGGCCTTCAGCAGCTCTGCCTGTGTCTCCTCCAGAAGCCGGTTGATGTCCTTGGCGCTGTACTGGGTCAGGGCTGCCCGCTTCTCCTCCCAGTCCCGCTCGGCAGCCTTGAGAGGAGGGGTCGACAGTCAGGACTGAAGCAGCTGCCCTGCTCCTGGACCTTTGGGGCCTCAGCCACACATGCAAGGAATGGAAAGGAAGCCTCCCATTTGGTCCGAGCCTCGGGCTTCTCCTTGAGTATTACATGCTTTCCCTGTGAGCCTGCAATACCACCTTCATTACAAACTACTCTTGGGATAAACTTAGACTTGCTTTTAgacattttattctgtttcacgGAGCACATAATCTACTCCTATGCTAATACCACACTGCTTTGATTATCGTAGGTTTATAATAAGCTTTTCTGTCTAGCAGGACTAATGTCACCCTCAGTATACTTCTCAGACTTCCTCGTCCCCCAGGAACAAGTCCCCACGTGTTGGCACTTGCCAATCTAGGAGGGGGGTGAGAACGTGTGAGCCTAGTTCTGGCCCCCCCATGCCAGGCCCAGCACCTCAACAGACACAGCCTTGTCCACGCTTCTCTTGCCAGGAGTGTCCAGGCCTTTGGTGGGGTTGCCTGCCTTCGGGGTCGGAGGGGCTCCCTCGGTTGGCCCGCTCATCTCGTGGAGCTTCAGTggagggctggggggtggcatttCAAAGTCCAAGCTCTTGTTGAAGTCAGTCTCGGCTGTCACCTTCTTGGGGGACTGATTCAGGAGGTTGCCGGGGGGTGGCCATGCACCTTCGTCCACTTGCCTAGGGTTGGGAGAGTTGGGAGCAGGTGTGAGGCCTGCAGGGTGGTGGCCCCATGGAGGGAAGCCTggcctgggggaggtggggtTTGAGGAGGGCTCTGGGATCTTGCAGGACAAGTGGAAGGGCCTGGGGAGGAGTGACTGCATCCGGCAAATGGGAGGGCCAAGCCTACAACATGCACGGGGCCACAGGTCAGAGCTGAGGTGCAGATCCAATCGGCACACCAGTGAGCTTTGTGGGAATTGGGATAAGGGGTCAGGGTGACCTATCGATCTAGCTCAGTATGTGACCCCACTGGGAAACTGGAGGTCAGAGATAAGAACTCAGGGATAGAATGACCTTCGGATCTGGGCCAGCGTGTCTGTGACCCCACGGCAGCGCTTGAGTAGCCCATCCAGGCGTTGTGGCTCTTCCTTCAGGAACTTCACTGCCTCCACCTCCACACGCAGCACTACCCGCATCTTGCTCTGCAGGCCTGGGAAGTGAgctgaggggaagggaaggagtgaGCTGGGGAGGGAGCAGCTCCGAGGACTGGGACGACAtgcagtggggtgggggtaggggtgcCCCCCAGGCTCACCCTTGAGTTCAGTCAGCGTCTCTCCGAGCTGCTTCAGCACCAGCGCCTTCTCTTCCAGCTCGGGCCCAGGCACCAGTCGGTGGTTGTGGGACACGTCCCTCTGGATCTTCTCCACCGACTTCTCCAGGTCACTGCAGCCACAGAAAGACCCTTTCAGCCCCtctggccccagcccagccccctgaAATTGGGCAGCTTGAAAGAAATCAGGTAGCCAAtcagatgaaaattaaaagccaTCCACCAGGCCACAAGCCCAAGTGAAATCAGAAAGCCAAACTTCAGAGATGAGACTTCAGACACACTCCCTAACAGGTGCCCTGGGCCCCCTCTTTGAAGTTCTGATCTCTAGCAACATCAATCCAAATCTCCCTCCCGATAACTTGTATCCTCTGATTCTCATTAAGCCAAGGACACAGCAGAGAAATTGGCAGCTTTTCAGAGAACTGGAGGCAGTTGCATGTGCTCCTAAAGAGTCTCTTCTTTTCCAGGGTGGCACCACGTCCATCTACCTTTGCTCAAGTGATCCAGACACTCAGCCTCTTTCCTCAATGACAAAGCTGCTTTCAATTTTCAGATGGTTTATGCTGggcttgtggggttttttccttctttaaaaaatttatttatttgtttatttttggctgcattgggtcttcgttggtgcgctcaggctttctctagttgcggtgagcaggggctactcttagtggcggtgcacgggcttctcactgaggtggcctctcttgttgcggagcacaggctctaggtgcgcaggcttcagtagttgtggtgcacgggctcagcagttgtggctcacgggctctagagtgcaggctcagtagttgtggcgcacgggcttagttgctccgcagcatgtgggatcttcccggactagggctggaacctgtgtcccctgcattggcaggtggattcttaaccgctgcaccaccagggaagcccttgtgtcattttaaaaccctccatatttttaaaatgtaaatcagaccACCAAGGCACCACTGCCTGTTTTGAACCCAAAATGGATCCCAACATTTTGAGgctaaaatccaaactcttcaaTGTAGCCAAGAAGGGTATGAGGGTAGTAGTTGAAAAtttggctctggagtcagacaggtcCAAAttccaatcccagctctgcccgACCCAGCAGAGATCTTAGACAAGTTACTGACTGTCTCCaggtctcaatttcctcaccccAAAAAAATGGGGATGGTAAGAGTTTCTCCCTCCTGGGgccactgtgaggattaaatgagctaatgcaaGGGGTCAGTCCCTGGGAGCTGCTCTTATTTTCCCTCCAGCTACATCCACTGTCCTCCTCATCTGGCTTGCTTCTGTTTAGAACCATCCAGAATTGCTGAGGTCCTCGTATGTGCTGGCTCTCGCTGGGCCTCTATAATGCCATTTCTTCTGCCTAGAACACTCCATTtagcacccccccacacacatacacatgcacacacatgtgtgACTAACTCCCACTCATCCTCAGGTCCCAATGGGAACGTCTCCTCGCTTCCCTACACTTGGGGTTGGGGGTCTGCTTCCTCCCTGGAGCTCCTGTTTGCTGGGCTAAGCAACTCTACGCAGGCAGACACCATGTCTTTCTGATTCATCTCCGATTTCCAGCATGTGGCATGGTGCCTGGAGCAGAATAAATGCCTGGTAAATAATTATGGaaggaatgaataagtgaaagaagGAACTCTGCCCAGGTAGGTCATCTCACTTCTGTACTTGAGTCACTGATGTCCCTGACCCACATGCGGGACTCTACATACATTCCTGTCAAATCCCATCTGTTGGATTTCAGCTCAACAATCCATGTAGGAACAACTTTTGAATCTCAGTTCTACCATCCAACAGATTTGCTCCCCCTGAAAGCTCTGTGTCATCAGCAAATCTTATCAGCATGCTTTATACATCTTCGTCCAACTAGCGGGTGAACAGACAGATCACACTGGAGCCAAGGACAAAATCCTGTGAGTCAGCACTACCAGTTAAAGATCTATCTTGTACTAAGTGCTTACGGTCTGCCAGGTGCACATTCATCTCCTCACTTTCtttaccttatttaatcctcacaacaaatccTGTGAGTGGGAACCATTATTACCTCCAGTTTACACACAGACAAATAGTAGCTTAGACactagactacatttcccagcctcccttgcaggtaGAAGTGGCCTTTCGACTGAGGTCTAGCGAATGGAATATGAGTGGAAGGGGTACATGCTGCTTCCAGACCTGGCCCCTAAAAACCTCCCATGTAAGCTCCTCCATGCTCACTTCCCCTTCCTGTTGGTTGAAAGACAATGACCCTGTGGATAATCTTGGAAGACACATATTGAAGATGGCAAAATCCCCAttagcctgggtccctgaatgactgCGTGGAGGAAAGCCATTCCGCTAACCCACCAATACTGTTCCATGAGAAATAAAGGTATATTGATTACTTTTGAACCATTAtacaatttgttacagcagctaacCTAACTAATTAATTAGCTACACTAACTAAGCTACCCTAACAATGGgctttggcattaaaaaaaaaaaaaaaagaggctcagagagattaactgacttgtccaaggtcacagaactatTTTGTGGCAAAGCAGGATCTACTCCTGTCTGACTTCAGCCATTGGGTTctgctgcatctccctcccacagtGAACTAACATCACCCCACACCCACCCACTGTCCCCCCCCAGCCTTCACTCCACCACACACGAAGGAACAACTCTCTTTTGATGTGTGTGATACCTGACTGGCTCAGGGTGGGCCAGTTTTGTAAAACGGTCACTCCCAAACATCACCCTGCAGAGGAAGGGACCTTCATTTAAAAGAGCACTCAGGTAAGCCTTCAGGAGGAAATAACACTGCAACTCTCAGGCAGAAGGGACAAGGCCCCCCTTAGGCTCAATTAGCACCTCGATTTTCTGATCATACCATCTGCCAAAGTTTGGGGGCCCATAACCTGGGCAGGCTCTGCAAGTGAGTCCAGACCAGCCCAAGTCTAGACACTGGGATCAGAAAGTAGTGGGGTTTCCAGACCCAGGTTTAGTTCTACAGGAGTTGAGAGGTAAGGGTCAGGACAGAACCAGCGATATAATTTGGGAGTCCCAAAGCAAATGAAGATTTTGCCCctagtttaaaaattaagaatttcaagatagtGACAGCAGATCATTAAACCAAGCATGGGCCTTCACAAGTGTGGGGCCCTGTGTGATTACACAGGTCACATGCTTACAAAGCTGGTCCTGGGTTGGGTCACATTATGCTCCAGAGGCCAAAAGGTCTCAGAGGCTTTCCCTAAGGGCAACATCTAGACAGAGCTCAAGTTCTTGGCTAGTGAGAGAGCCCAGCTGAGTGAAGCGCCGAATCAGCCTTTACTTCCAGCAAGATGCCAGGGCAAAAGGAAGGGGCAGAGTGAAACCAAGCAAGAGCAAGTGTACAGGGGCTGCAGCCAGAGCAGCGGTAAGGATGAGCCTGCTGGCTGACTTAATGCCAGGAGGCTATGGGAGCTGGGCAGGGACGTCCCCCTGGCCAAGCCGAAGCCACTGCAGTGCTGGTGTacagcccaggccccaccccaaaaAAGGTAGGAACTCCTTTCGAAGTAGATGGAGAATCCTGCCGGAAGCATATATCAGCCCCCCAAGCTCTCTCAAGTGAGCAGTCTGAGCAATGGGTTTGATAACAGGGCAGCGGGTAGGGAGTCTGTGTACCCCTGGAGAACTGAGGCCCCCAGGAAGCTGAGGACCAGACACTCATACGACAGGAGCATAAATACATCCTTTCATCCCTTCTGCCTCTGtacttttatatttcctttcattttcctttaatgtCTCAGTAAAGTTCCTTTTGAAAATTCCAACCCCGCTCCTCTGTGCTGAATAAAAAGGGGCAAAAAGGGGACAGGAAAGTTGGGTAAGTGGAATTCCATGGGTAAGGGGGTTGGCAGCCATCTGTCTACTTGGAGATCTGACAAGCGTTGTCACTCAGCTGTCACACTAGGGGTGATGCAGTGGCTGCCACCAGCTTATTTCCAAGTGGGATGGCCCCTTATTTCATCTCAGCCACAAGGGGTCATGAGAATCTTTGCCCTGTGCATCACTGAAAAGCACACGTACTTATAGGCTGCGAGCCCACGGCTGAGGAGCAGGGACCCTTTTCAAGCAGCCCCTTGCAAGTGATACAGCCGTTTATGACCTTGGTGAGAAAGCTGGGCTCCTCTGAGCAGCCTCCCCGGCTCCGAGTCGCTGACCAGTAGAATCCAAGTCCTCTCTGGAGAGAACTGCGAAAATCTTAATACTGGGCATAAGTGAGGAAGCTGAAGTGCAGAGAAGGGCAAAAACTATCGTGATCGAACAGCCTCTCAGTGTTGGAGCTGGACCTCAGGCTCCTTGTGCCCTGCACCACCAAGAAGGAGACCAGATGGAGGAGCAGGGCCTCTGTCTCAGACCCCAGGGACTGACCAGGGAAGGCTGCAGTGGGCTGGGGCTGCTCACTCAGTGGATGGACAGCGGCAGGCAGCTTCTCCCTTCAATGGTGCCAGACAATCAAATCTTGGCCAGACAGCCATTTGCTAAATTTGGAGCAGAGGACTGTCTTCTGTTAACCCTTCCATGTCTAagcatttgggggtggggtgttcTCTATTCCTGGAGCCCTGTTTCAGCTGCACTAGGACGGGAGGAGGGTTCTCCTTGGCTACACCTGGTCTCAGAGATCAGAGACTTGGAGTGGTGGCAACTGTGACTGGTCAGCGCCAAGCTGACCAAGCTGGCTACACCCGAAAGCTCCACCTGAATACTCGCGGGTCAGTTTGCACGGGTCACAGgccagaaggaaagcaggcagAGGGCAGAGTGACATCGGGCAGCTGGACGCATGAGAGTAAGGCTGCAGGCCACGGGGAAGCCAGACTGTGGACCGTTAGGAAGCAAGACCATAGCAAAAGCAGGCAtcaagccagaaaaaaagaaaacaggaattgTGCCAGATGGTCAAAGGTTTGTGGGTCACAGAGAAATCAGGCCACAGAGGAGAAGGAAATCAGGCTTCAGAACGTCACCTGTGATTCAGAAGGAAGGGAGCTTCGCCTCCCCGTGAAACCAGGTTGCCGGCCACCCAGGCCGcacccccagccctccctccaaAGCTGGGCCCAGCCTCACTTGAGCTGCTGGGTAATGAGCTCCTCGTCGTTGAGGTAGCGCAGCCGCTCCTCCTCCACTAGGGTGCGCTGCCGCTGCAGTGGGTCCTCCTGCCGCCGCGCCGCCTCCGACACGCGCATGCTCAGCTCCGCCTCCGTGCCCTTCAGCAGCGCGCGCAAAGACTCCAGGTTCTGTAGCTGCGGGACGCACATGGACCGATggactggggtgggagggaacGGAGGCGCGCAGCCGGGAGAGGGCTAggaggaggcaggcagaggagagcCCGACGCGGGGCAAGCTCCACGGAAGATACCAATGCTCGGCTGTGGCTGTGAGCAGCAGTGAAAGGGTGGGATGGTGGGGGGCACAGGCCGAGGGCTTACTTCTGGGGAAGAATAGAGGCAGGAGGAGAACGGCCTGGGATAGTGGAGGGAGGAGTGCCAAGTTGGGCCCTGCAGAAGGTGCAGCTGCATGGCTGTGGCGGTTCGCTGCAGCGAAGGGGTAAGATGGTGGGGGGCGGAGGACAATGTTTCGTTCTGGGGAAATATAGAGGCAGGAGAACAGGGTAGCGGATATTTGGGGGGCAAGGGGTGGCCCTACGTAGGGCCCTGCCCACCTTGCGGCTGCATGGCTATGGCTTCGATGAAGGACTCAAGCACTGGGGTTTGATAGAGCTTCCGTGGCTGGGCCGGGAAAACCGAGTTCTAAGGCCCAGTTGGGGCAAAGGTGGGGGTGGGCGAGATCTTACCCATTGCCCAGATGGCAACTCTCTGCCCCCTCTCCAGCCTGTCTCTATTCATTATTCTCACCTGACGGGCCCTGGGATACTCTCGAGGAGCGGGCACAGCGATGCCAGGCTCCTGACTGGTGGGACCATCTGCCAGGCGGGGCAGGCCCGGGAAGACTGTGTGGGCTCAGGAAGGGAGAGCTGAGGGGATCTGGGGGAAGGGCTTCCGcccaagggaggggagggggtagaGAATGCggggcaggaagggagagggactGTCCTGAGGGATACTGACCGGAGAAGGGGGCTCAGTGAGGTGGATTGGGGCTTCAGGAGAGCGGTGAGGATTCAGGAAAGGGGCAAGAGGGCTCAGTGAGGGGGACCCGGGCGAGGGATGGGGGCTTGGTGAGGGAGTAGAGACTCACAGAGGTGGCGAGAGTTCGAGGAGGGTTTCGGAGAGCACCCCAGTGAGCGGCGGAGGGCCTCGGGATGGGGCAGACTCGCGGGAAGGAGTTTCGTGGGCAGGTTCTGGCGGGGCGGGGTTTGAGGGGGCGGGGTTTGAGGAAGCGGGGTACAGGGCGAGGCCCTGGAGAGGGTGATACCTGGAGCTTCCGCAGTTGCTGAAGCTGGCTCCGCAGGTCATTGGTGCTGTTCTGCAGGCCACGCAGGTGTAGCTGCATCTGCAAACGGTTGATGGCAGTGGGCTGCCCCGCAGGCGTGCTGCTGGCCGAGGGCGGGGGAGGGCCGGACACTGGGGTGGCCCCGCTGCTCCGGCTGCCTGACCCGCAGGCTGCAGACAGGGACCACGAGGACGGGAGAAAGGGAATAAATCGTGAGCCTGGGGTAAAGTCCCCCCCACTCCTGACCCCACACAGCAGCCACAGAGAGACGTGGCTCTGGCTCCCTGCCCCAACTAGTGGTCAGCCCTCTCTGCGAGGAGCAAAGCGCCGGAGCGAAGGCATCTTGGTCTAAGGTGACTGCTCATTTATCCATTGAAGCCTGGTGATGTAGCCACTTTACAGATTaggaatctgaggctcaaagagggcAAGaacctgtgggggaggggagaagagtcaCTCACGTGCTGAGGGGGTGGCTGCTCCATTGGAGCCTTCAATCTTCTCACTGTGGCACAGGGAAAAGATGGCCATCAGGGGGTCCAGGCCCCAGACTGTCAAAGCTGGGTGAGACCTTAACATAAACTCCTCCAGTCCCCTGATCTCAGGATGCAGTCCCAGAGAAGGGAGGCGAGTCACCCAGGGCAGAATGATGAGACACTGGCTGAGCTGAGCCCAGAGCTCCTGATGTTcactttccctccctcttgcccAACCACATGCCGTGGCAGTGGTGTTGGGAGAAGAACCTCACCTGGGGGTCTCTGGCTCCGAACCTCGCAGTAGGGCACTCTGCACCAGGCCGGTGAGGCTGGCAATTTGCTTCTCCATGGCCTCCATGCGCTCCCTGGGGAAGATGGTGGCTTTGAACAACCCCATCTCTGGGCATGGGGTCCCTCCTGCCCAGCGCCCCATTCCTAAGATTGATAATTAGAGGAAATACCATTCCCTCCCCAGCCACCAGCACACAGACAATTCAAAGGGTCCCACTGCCTAAGGATCCACAGCCTACCTCCAACATTGGAAAGGCCCTTCCCCATCTGACAGtcaccccctccctctccagaCTCATCTCTCATCACTGGCTCCCTAATGGGCCCCACCCAGGCCACTCTGGGTCTCTGCACATGTATTCCCCCTGCCAGCATGCCCTCCTCCTTACCCTCTTCTCTGAAGCCATCCCAGAGTCCCCAACAGCCTTGAGGAGTACACCCTCCCAAGGGAAGAACAAGTATTTTTTGCTGTGTCTCCCTCACTAGGCAGGGCAGGAACCGTGTTTGCTCAGCTTGGCATAAACAGTGGccagtgcagtgcctggcacactggcCACAAGAAAGCTGTATGAATGAATCGTTTCTTCTCACCTCTTAGCAGTGCTGCTTGAGGGCAGAGGGGGGCAGCTCAGTGCCCTGGTTACCTCCTCCAGCCTTGCACCCTTAGCAGGGAGCTGAATGATGGGCAAGAGTTCCCCAGCTCGGAGGCTACATAAAGAAATGtgcctctctccccatccccacttcTTACCAGCACCCCCTCCCCCGTGGACTTCAGCCGGCCCTGTGCTGGACAGCTCTCATGGCGGCACATTCTATGTCTGAGCAGGAAAGGCACTAAATAAAGAGTTCTACTTCAGCCTCAATttcagttggggaaactgaggctcagggaccGGATGCAAACCTAGGTCTCCAGGGTCCTTGTCTGGGGCCCTCTCGTCCAGCTCTCAGGCCTTGCAGATAAAACGTCTTTCCAGTGCCTTCCCTGCCACGGCCAAGATACTCTGGCGACCCCTCAAGGCTACTCCGGGTCTACAAGGATTCCCGGGTCTCAGAGTCCAGGACACAATCTGCCACGGCCTCTGCCgtgtcccctctccccaccccacccgcgCAGCCCCGGGCCTCGCCAGCGTCCCTCACCTGGTCTCCGTGTCCTTGGCTGGCACAGGAGGCCCGAACCCAACGAGCGGGCGCTCCCCAGGCCCGGGGAAGAGCTCGGGAGGGGGGGCTCCAGCCGTCGAGGAGCCCCCGGTGCTGCGGGTCTTGCCTCCGGGGCTCTCGGCGAAGACCGACGAGGAGCCTGAGTCCTTGCGGAAGGACTGGCGCACCGGCGAGCCGCGGCTGGGCGGCCCCGAGTAGGGGCTGTGCGGCGGCGGGGGGCCCCCGGGGGGCGCAGCCACGTCGGCCAGCTTCTGCGGCGACGAGGGCGGCAGGCGGAAGCCGTAGCCGTCGCCATAGAGCGGGCCGCCTCCGGCCGCCGCCTTATACAGCGAGTCCTCCAGGTCGGACTGCAGCGCTGCGGCCGAGTAAGTGCTGAGTGAGCGCACCGAGCCGCGCTTATACAGGCCCCCGGCGCCCGGGTAGGCGAATGGGTCGCCGGCGGCCGCGGCCAGGCTCAGGCGGCCCTCGTGAAGCAGCCCGTAGGGGTCGGCGTAGAGGCCCTCGCCCTTCACCAGCACCATGCCGCCCGCCTTGCCCGCCAGGTCCTCATCCGGCTTCACGTCGCGCCGCTCCAGGATGGCGCTGGGGCTCGGGCTAACGCCCGGGGCGGCAGGGGCGTTTCCCAGCCGCTCGGCCGCGTGGTGCACGGGGCTGCCAGCGTAGGAGGGCGGGCGCCCCCCGGCATACGATAGGCGCGAGCGCGACGGCGAGCCCGACGGCAGCCCCGACGGTAGCCCCGGCGGCGGCGAACCGGAGGCTAGGTGCGGCGCCGGCGACAGGTTGTTGAGGCGCCGCGTGGGCGACGACTCCCGCGACGCATACACCATCTCTCTCTGTGCAGAAGACAGCCCCCGAACCCCACAGGGCTGGTCACAAAGGGGGATCCCTTGCTTCTTACTTGAGGAGCCAGCAGCTCCCCCCTGACGCTTACGAAGTCCCTTCTGTTCTCTGCCTTCCCACCCTCCTGCTGCATCTTGGGCCCCTTTCCCTTCAGGGCTCCCAGCACGGAGGGAGAAGTGGTGGAGGGAGAGGCACCAGAGGAGCGACCCCCAGCCCACCCTATGGTGGGGGACGGGAAGCGAAAAGGTAAGGGGTGGTTCCTGAGAGAGGTCTCCTAGAATATTTAGAGGCGGGTTCGAGAAATCTGATCGGAGaagaggggaaagtggcagaTGAGGGGAAGGACTCCTCCATGACTCCACAATTAATGAAGGCCACCCTCTGCTTCAGCCTCCACATTCCCTTCTCCAAAGCTGTCCCTGGTGACAAGTGACTAGACTCTGTGCTCCTGG
Protein-coding sequences here:
- the SRCIN1 gene encoding SRC kinase signaling inhibitor 1 isoform X2; the protein is MQPWQCLRRFALAWWERTAEGSARSSREEAGPRDPGGRGEPDPERSSPPMLSADDAEYPREYRTLGGGGGGGGSGGRRFSNVGLVHTSERRHTVIAAQSLEALSGLQKADADRKRDAFMDHLKSKYPQHALALRSQQDRMREQPNYWSFKTRSSRHTQGAQPGLADQAAKLSYASAESLETMSEAELPLGFSRMNRFRQSLPLSRSTSQTKLRSPGVLFLQFGEETRRVHITHEVSSLDTLHALIAHMFPQKLTMGMLKSPNTAILIKDEARNVFYELEDVRDIQDRSIIKIYRKEPLYAAFPGSHLTNGDLRREMVYASRESSPTRRLNNLSPAPHLASGSPPPGLPSGLPSGSPSRSRLSYAGGRPPSYAGSPVHHAAERLGNAPAAPGVSPSPSAILERRDVKPDEDLAGKAGGMVLVKGEGLYADPYGLLHEGRLSLAAAAGDPFAYPGAGGLYKRGSVRSLSTYSAAALQSDLEDSLYKAAAGGGPLYGDGYGFRLPPSSPQKLADVAAPPGGPPPPHSPYSGPPSRGSPVRQSFRKDSGSSSVFAESPGGKTRSTGGSSTAGAPPPELFPGPGERPLVGFGPPVPAKDTETRERMEAMEKQIASLTGLVQSALLRGSEPETPSEKIEGSNGAATPSAPCGSGSRSSGATPVSGPPPPSASSTPAGQPTAINRLQMQLHLRGLQNSTNDLRSQLQQLRKLQLQNLESLRALLKGTEAELSMRVSEAARRQEDPLQRQRTLVEEERLRYLNDEELITQQLNDLEKSVEKIQRDVSHNHRLVPGPELEEKALVLKQLGETLTELKAHFPGLQSKMRVVLRVEVEAVKFLKEEPQRLDGLLKRCRGVTDTLAQIRRQVDEGAWPPPGNLLNQSPKKVTAETDFNKSLDFEMPPPSPPLKLHEMSGPTEGAPPTPKAGNPTKGLDTPGKRSVDKAVSVEAAERDWEEKRAALTQYSAKDINRLLEETQAELLKAIPDLDCGSKAHPGPASTPDHKAPKMPHGQKATPRTEPSGRRGSDELTVPRYRTEKPSKSPPPPPPRRSFPSSHGLTTTRTGEVVVTSKKDSAFIKKAESEELEVQKPQVKLRRAVSEVARPSSTPPIMASAIKDEDDEDRIIAELEAAAGPRPFCVPQIILTECAPKPPSPPEARLEEPSLRTTPTPQPQTLAGSGRGWANPRAPPGLMAEVSQPGNSSMLEKEGAALKKLGTGSCNPEKGGAGVPCSRAPAPDRTQEPSTAETYPEETLKDSGHDAQPCSGECRGQHAAGLGCTGRGATTQRMDSLEETLQELEATLSQMGTAPAAGSPGSPPPLPPGPQVAASCPILSYYLPAPVFRAGGSGRLQEHHASPLLPLAFCQPRHPPGSPVPGWVCRQSPWQAGKLACPGISLTSRGGDQGLSPLLCICKPTNKVLSPFCIPTLPSSSPV
- the SRCIN1 gene encoding SRC kinase signaling inhibitor 1 isoform X7, with amino-acid sequence MQPWQCLRRFALAWWERTAEGSARSSREEAGPRDPGGRGEPDPERSSPPMLSADDAEYPREYRTLGGGGGGGGSGGRRFSNVGLVHTSERRHTVIAAQSLEALSGLQKADADRKRDAFMDHLKSKYPQHALALRSQQDRMREQVGGWTVDPVCLLSSLCSHLHGDSAPSGAGQPAQQPNYWSFKTRSSRHTQGAQPGLADQAAKLSYASAESLETMSEAELPLGFSRMNRFRQSLPLSRSTSQTKLRSPGVLFLQFGEETRRVHITHEVSSLDTLHALIAHMFPQKLTMGMLKSPNTAILIKDEARNVFYELEDVRDIQDRSIIKIYRKEPLYAAFPGSHLTNGDLRREMVYASRESSPTRRLNNLSPAPHLASGSPPPGLPSGLPSGSPSRSRLSYAGGRPPSYAGSPVHHAAERLGNAPAAPGVSPSPSAILERRDVKPDEDLAGKAGGMVLVKGEGLYADPYGLLHEGRLSLAAAAGDPFAYPGAGGLYKRGSVRSLSTYSAAALQSDLEDSLYKAAAGGGPLYGDGYGFRLPPSSPQKLADVAAPPGGPPPPHSPYSGPPSRGSPVRQSFRKDSGSSSVFAESPGGKTRSTGGSSTAGAPPPELFPGPGERPLVGFGPPVPAKDTETRERMEAMEKQIASLTGLVQSALLRGSEPETPSEKIEGSNGAATPSAPCGSGSRSSGATPVSGPPPPSASSTPAGQPTAINRLQMQLHLRGLQNSTNDLRSQLQQLRKLQLQNLESLRALLKGTEAELSMRVSEAARRQEDPLQRQRTLVEEERLRYLNDEELITQQLNDLEKSVEKIQRDVSHNHRLVPGPELEEKALVLKQLGETLTELKAHFPGLQSKMRVVLRVEVEAVKFLKEEPQRLDGLLKRCRGVTDTLAQIRRQVDEGAWPPPGNLLNQSPKKVTAETDFNKSLDFEMPPPSPPLKLHEMSGPTEGAPPTPKAGNPTKGLDTPGKRSVDKAVSVEAAERDWEEKRAALTQYSAKDINRLLEETQAELLKAIPDLDCGSKAHPGPASTPDHKAPKMPHGQKATPRTEPSGRRGSDELTVPRYRTEKPSKSPPPPPPRRSFPSSHGLTTTRTGEVVVTSKKDSAFIKKAESEELEVQKPQVKLRRAVSEVARPSSTPPIMASAIKDEDDEDRIIAELEVFERSSVSPLPPTPCRQPIPTFLFPQDPGPPGGSAPGPTWKSGGGSVPPMKVVTLGTSRLKAAQGQAGSPDKGKHGKQRAEYMRIQAQQQATKPSKEMSGSNETSSPVSEKPSASRTSIPVLTSFGARNSSISF